From Passer domesticus isolate bPasDom1 chromosome 5, bPasDom1.hap1, whole genome shotgun sequence, the proteins below share one genomic window:
- the IMMP2L gene encoding mitochondrial inner membrane protease subunit 2 isoform X7, protein MAQAQGLGRRYIKAFFKGFFVAVPVTVTFLDRVACVARVEGASMQPSLNPGGRQASDVVLLNHWSIRNYDVQRGDIVSLVGKK, encoded by the exons ATGGCACAGGCTCAGGGTTTGGGGAGGAGATACATTAAAGCCTTTTTTAAAGGTTTCTTTGTTGCCGTTCCTGTAACTGTGACTTTTCTGGATAGAGTTGCCTGTGTCGCGAGGGTGGAAGGAGCATCAATGCAG CCATCTTTGAATCCTGGGGGAAGACAAGCATCTGATGTAGTACTCTTGAACCACTGGAGCATTAGAAATTATGATGTACAACGTGGGGACATAGTGTCGCTGGT
- the IMMP2L gene encoding mitochondrial inner membrane protease subunit 2 isoform X9: MAQAQGLGRRYIKAFFKGFFVAVPVTVTFLDRVACVARVEGASMQPSLNPGGRQASDVVLLNHWSIRNYDVQRGDIVSLVFL, from the exons ATGGCACAGGCTCAGGGTTTGGGGAGGAGATACATTAAAGCCTTTTTTAAAGGTTTCTTTGTTGCCGTTCCTGTAACTGTGACTTTTCTGGATAGAGTTGCCTGTGTCGCGAGGGTGGAAGGAGCATCAATGCAG CCATCTTTGAATCCTGGGGGAAGACAAGCATCTGATGTAGTACTCTTGAACCACTGGAGCATTAGAAATTATGATGTACAACGTGGGGACATAGTGTCGCTGGT
- the IMMP2L gene encoding mitochondrial inner membrane protease subunit 2 isoform X8, producing MAQAQGLGRRYIKAFFKGFFVAVPVTVTFLDRVACVARVEGASMQPSLNPGGRQASDVVLLNHWSIRNYDVQRGDIVSLVHE from the exons ATGGCACAGGCTCAGGGTTTGGGGAGGAGATACATTAAAGCCTTTTTTAAAGGTTTCTTTGTTGCCGTTCCTGTAACTGTGACTTTTCTGGATAGAGTTGCCTGTGTCGCGAGGGTGGAAGGAGCATCAATGCAG CCATCTTTGAATCCTGGGGGAAGACAAGCATCTGATGTAGTACTCTTGAACCACTGGAGCATTAGAAATTATGATGTACAACGTGGGGACATAGTGTCGCTGGT